The following are encoded together in the Anaerostipes caccae L1-92 genome:
- a CDS encoding aldehyde dehydrogenase has protein sequence MTIERLVKLQRNFYYTGAAQSYAFRMEALCRLEQTVKSHEKQLERALKKDLNKSGFESYMTEIGLFYSELTHAKKHLKNWMKPKRKPTPVSQFHAKSFEISEPLGVVLIMAPWNYPFLLTFAPLIGAIAAGNCCILKPSRDASNTSALIRHIVEEAFPANYISVVEGGREENKQLLSQKFDHIFFTGSKAVGKIVMEHAARRLTPVTLELGGKSPCIVDRSADLSLAARRIVFGKLLNSGQTCVAPDYILVHEAVKETLITELIFQTRRMLGEEPLLNSEYPKIVNKKHYHRIMKLIGEETAVLGGYGCEKTLKIAPSILPEVSWDSPVMQEEIFGPVLPVLSYRRFSDAVQHIRQMEKPLALYLFTGNKKMEQWILNNMAFGGGCINDTVIHLATSHMGFGGVGESGMGSYHGEYGFRTFSHRKSIVKKSTWTDLPIRYHPYSKRKNRLLRLFLR, from the coding sequence ATGACCATTGAACGATTGGTAAAACTTCAGAGGAATTTTTATTATACAGGTGCTGCACAGTCTTACGCTTTTCGGATGGAAGCTCTCTGCCGTTTAGAGCAGACAGTCAAAAGCCATGAAAAACAGCTGGAGCGTGCCCTGAAAAAAGATTTGAACAAATCCGGCTTTGAATCATATATGACAGAAATCGGATTATTTTACAGTGAATTAACTCATGCAAAAAAACATTTAAAAAATTGGATGAAACCGAAGAGAAAGCCTACGCCGGTCAGCCAGTTTCACGCAAAAAGCTTTGAAATCTCCGAGCCTCTGGGTGTGGTTTTGATCATGGCTCCATGGAATTATCCCTTTTTACTGACGTTTGCTCCTTTGATCGGAGCCATAGCCGCCGGAAACTGCTGTATCTTAAAGCCGTCCAGAGACGCATCCAACACATCCGCGCTGATCCGGCACATCGTCGAGGAGGCTTTTCCAGCGAATTATATCTCTGTCGTAGAAGGCGGAAGAGAGGAGAACAAGCAGCTTCTCAGCCAGAAGTTTGATCATATTTTCTTTACCGGCAGCAAGGCAGTGGGGAAAATCGTCATGGAACATGCGGCACGCCGTCTGACGCCCGTAACCCTGGAACTCGGAGGAAAGAGTCCCTGTATCGTGGACAGGTCGGCAGATCTTTCCCTGGCTGCCAGGAGGATCGTGTTCGGAAAATTGTTAAACAGCGGACAGACCTGTGTGGCCCCGGACTATATCCTCGTACACGAAGCAGTAAAAGAGACTTTGATAACAGAACTGATCTTCCAGACCCGCAGGATGCTTGGAGAGGAGCCTCTCCTAAACAGTGAATACCCAAAAATCGTCAATAAAAAACACTATCACAGGATTATGAAGCTGATCGGGGAAGAGACTGCAGTCCTCGGAGGATACGGCTGTGAAAAAACACTGAAAATAGCACCGTCTATTCTTCCGGAGGTATCGTGGGATTCCCCCGTCATGCAGGAAGAGATCTTTGGCCCTGTACTTCCTGTGCTGTCCTACCGTAGATTTTCTGACGCGGTACAGCATATCAGGCAGATGGAGAAGCCCCTGGCTCTCTATCTGTTTACAGGAAACAAGAAGATGGAACAGTGGATTCTTAACAACATGGCTTTCGGAGGCGGATGTATCAACGACACCGTCATTCATCTTGCCACGTCACACATGGGATTCGGGGGAGTCGGTGAGAGCGGCATGGGCTCCTATCACGGCGAATATGGCTTTCGGACATTCAGCCACAGAAAAAGTATCGTAAAAAAATCAACATGGACGGATCTTCCCATTCGTTACCACCCGTACAGCAAGAGAAAAAACAGGCTGCTTCGTCTGTTTTTGAGATAG
- the moaA gene encoding GTP 3',8-cyclase MoaA: MKDIYGRTIDYMRISVTDRCNLRCRYCMPEDIPSVEHTDILSYEELLSICESAADLGICKFKITGGEPLVRKGCAGFIERLKQLPGVRQVTLTSNGLLLEPYLERLKEAGIDGINISLDTLDEKKYKEITGKTGVQTVLSAVRNSARMGLNTKVNCVVMKGINDDEILDLLEIGREDHVDIRFIEMMPIGFGTQFTGMNSDEIISLLRQTYPGIKKEEQIRGNGPARYLKIPGFSGAVGFIDAVHCKFCRQCNRIRLTSEGFLKPCLYYSRGIPLREKLRSGISRGDLSQLIRQTVLDKPEGHRFSERDTDGEADSRKMSQIGG, from the coding sequence ATGAAAGATATCTATGGACGCACAATTGATTACATGAGGATTTCCGTCACTGACCGTTGTAATTTAAGGTGCCGGTACTGCATGCCGGAGGATATTCCATCAGTGGAACATACAGATATTTTAAGCTACGAAGAACTGTTAAGCATATGTGAGAGCGCCGCAGATCTGGGCATCTGTAAGTTTAAGATCACAGGGGGAGAGCCTCTGGTGAGGAAAGGATGCGCCGGCTTTATAGAAAGACTGAAACAGCTTCCCGGAGTCAGGCAGGTTACCCTGACCAGCAACGGCCTCCTCTTAGAACCGTATCTTGAACGGCTGAAAGAGGCAGGGATCGACGGCATCAACATCAGCCTGGACACGCTGGACGAGAAGAAATATAAAGAGATCACCGGGAAAACAGGAGTACAGACAGTTTTGTCAGCCGTCAGAAACTCTGCCCGCATGGGTCTGAACACGAAAGTAAATTGTGTGGTTATGAAAGGCATCAACGACGATGAAATCTTGGATCTGCTGGAAATCGGAAGAGAGGATCACGTTGACATCCGCTTTATTGAGATGATGCCTATCGGCTTCGGAACACAATTTACCGGTATGAATTCAGATGAGATCATATCTCTGCTCCGTCAAACATATCCCGGGATTAAAAAAGAAGAACAAATCCGTGGAAACGGACCTGCCAGATACTTAAAAATTCCCGGTTTTTCCGGAGCCGTGGGCTTCATCGATGCGGTACACTGTAAATTCTGCAGACAGTGCAACAGAATCCGGCTCACCTCAGAAGGCTTCTTAAAGCCCTGCCTGTATTACAGCCGCGGCATCCCTCTGAGAGAAAAATTAAGATCCGGAATATCAAGAGGAGATCTTTCACAGCTCATACGCCAGACTGTTCTGGATAAGCCCGAAGGACACCGATTTTCTGAGAGAGACACGGATGGTGAAGCAGACAGCCGGAAAATGTCTCAGATCGGAGGATAA
- a CDS encoding FprA family A-type flavoprotein, whose translation MYCTKNITDDLYWIGGNDRRLALFENIFPVPNGVSYNSYVLLDEKTVLFDTVDKAVSEQFFENLVHALGERTLDYVIINHMEPDHCAMLKEVIMRYPDVQIVCNAKTADIIKQFFKIETDAVIVKENDTLCTGKHTFTFLMAPMVHWPEVMVTYDTTDKILFSADAFGTFGAINGNLFADEIEFEHKWLDDARRYYTNIVGKYGAQVQALLKKASNVEIGMICPLHGPVWRKNIEWFVEKYQKWSTYEPEDQGVMIAYASIYGNTENAANVLASRLADKGLKNIAMYDVSVTHPSVVVSEAFRASHLVFASPTYNGGIFPNMETVLLDLKAHNLQKRTVAFMQNGTWAATSGRQMNEMVSGMKQMTVLEPTITIKSALNDSQSEEIDAMADAILESMN comes from the coding sequence ATGTATTGCACAAAAAATATTACAGACGATTTATATTGGATCGGAGGAAACGACAGGAGACTCGCCCTGTTTGAAAACATTTTTCCGGTGCCAAACGGTGTTTCTTACAATTCTTATGTGCTGTTAGATGAAAAAACAGTGCTTTTCGATACGGTGGACAAGGCTGTCAGTGAACAGTTTTTTGAAAATCTTGTCCATGCGCTCGGAGAACGCACACTGGATTATGTGATTATTAACCACATGGAGCCTGATCACTGTGCCATGCTCAAAGAAGTAATCATGCGATATCCGGATGTTCAGATCGTATGCAATGCCAAGACAGCGGACATTATCAAACAGTTCTTTAAGATCGAGACGGACGCTGTCATCGTGAAGGAAAACGATACCCTTTGTACAGGAAAACATACTTTCACATTCCTTATGGCACCTATGGTACATTGGCCGGAAGTTATGGTCACATATGATACGACGGACAAAATATTATTTTCAGCAGATGCTTTCGGAACATTCGGAGCGATCAACGGAAATCTGTTTGCCGATGAGATTGAATTTGAACACAAATGGCTGGATGACGCCAGAAGATATTATACGAATATCGTAGGAAAATACGGAGCTCAGGTACAGGCGCTGTTAAAGAAGGCTTCCAATGTGGAAATCGGGATGATCTGTCCGCTCCACGGTCCGGTATGGAGAAAAAATATTGAGTGGTTCGTTGAAAAGTATCAGAAATGGAGCACTTATGAGCCGGAAGACCAGGGTGTCATGATCGCTTATGCATCTATATACGGCAACACGGAAAATGCAGCCAATGTACTGGCTTCCCGCCTCGCTGATAAAGGTCTTAAAAATATTGCCATGTACGATGTGTCTGTAACCCATCCGTCTGTGGTTGTTTCCGAAGCATTCCGGGCAAGTCATCTGGTATTTGCATCCCCGACATACAACGGCGGTATTTTTCCGAATATGGAGACCGTGCTGCTTGATCTGAAAGCCCATAATCTTCAGAAACGTACCGTAGCGTTCATGCAGAACGGAACGTGGGCAGCCACATCCGGCAGGCAGATGAATGAGATGGTGTCAGGGATGAAACAAATGACGGTCCTGGAACCAACCATCACGATCAAATCTGCACTGAATGACAGCCAGTCAGAGGAAATCGACGCGATGGCTGATGCAATTTTGGAATCTATGAACTAA
- a CDS encoding SanA/YdcF family protein, translating into MNGKKRHTGLWFLPGILPAGFSLFSYRKLHGKQKRAAADVFFCEALKKRDGILVPGALVKNGIIGAQLKDRLDGALRLYRASIGKFILISGTRKEVKFMKMYLLFRGIPQENIYEDREGLDTFRTMKNTCSAFPGKSFYVCTQKLYVPRTDYLAEAAGLNAHAVISDSVIYQSRHKDRIREYFAASKALLEGVVYQWIRH; encoded by the coding sequence ATGAACGGCAAAAAAAGACATACAGGGCTCTGGTTTCTTCCGGGTATCCTGCCCGCAGGGTTTTCTCTGTTTTCATACAGAAAGCTGCACGGAAAACAAAAGAGGGCTGCAGCGGATGTGTTCTTCTGTGAGGCGTTAAAAAAGCGGGACGGCATTTTGGTCCCGGGAGCACTCGTTAAAAACGGTATCATAGGCGCACAGCTGAAAGACCGTCTGGACGGGGCGCTGAGGCTTTACCGGGCCAGCATCGGAAAGTTTATTCTGATCTCAGGGACGAGAAAAGAAGTAAAGTTCATGAAAATGTACCTGCTTTTCAGAGGAATTCCACAAGAAAATATATATGAAGACCGGGAAGGTCTCGATACATTCCGCACAATGAAAAATACATGTTCCGCATTTCCCGGAAAATCATTTTATGTGTGCACGCAGAAACTCTATGTTCCAAGGACGGATTATCTGGCAGAAGCCGCAGGACTGAACGCCCATGCGGTGATCTCGGATTCGGTGATCTATCAAAGCAGACACAAAGACAGAATCCGTGAATATTTTGCCGCGTCCAAGGCACTGCTGGAGGGAGTGGTTTACCAGTGGATCAGGCATTAG
- a CDS encoding M48 family metallopeptidase, whose translation MDQALDYEVIYSGRKTLAVTVTADGRVVVRAPERFPKSEIRRFIEDKQDWIRHHMKLSAERKRNQKKIRMTAEERENYKKEAKTVITRLCRIYAEQMGVSCGKITIREQKTRWGSASSRGNLNFNWKLILMPRKVLEYVVVHELAHLKVMNHSPAFYEAVAQYMPDYEQPKTWLSKHGAEYNIHLIS comes from the coding sequence GTGGATCAGGCATTAGACTATGAAGTGATTTACAGCGGCAGAAAGACCCTTGCAGTCACGGTGACTGCAGACGGTCGGGTGGTCGTCAGGGCTCCCGAACGATTTCCGAAAAGTGAGATCCGCAGATTTATAGAAGATAAGCAGGATTGGATCAGACACCACATGAAGCTTTCAGCGGAGAGAAAAAGAAATCAGAAAAAAATTCGTATGACTGCTGAAGAACGGGAAAACTATAAAAAGGAAGCAAAGACTGTGATCACACGGCTCTGCCGGATATATGCAGAACAGATGGGTGTTTCCTGCGGGAAAATAACGATCCGTGAGCAGAAAACCCGCTGGGGCAGCGCGAGCAGCAGAGGAAACTTGAATTTTAACTGGAAGCTGATCCTGATGCCGCGGAAAGTTCTTGAATATGTAGTGGTGCATGAACTTGCCCACTTAAAAGTCATGAATCATTCCCCGGCATTTTATGAGGCGGTCGCACAGTATATGCCGGATTATGAACAGCCGAAAACATGGCTGTCGAAACATGGTGCAGAATATAATATTCATTTGATTTCATAA
- a CDS encoding purine-nucleoside phosphorylase, with the protein MNAVYEKLQRCYESMQEKTDFKPLIAVVLGSGLGGFAEDIQIETIVEYRDLPDFPVSTVEGHKGRFIFGYVEKVPVVIMQGRVHYYEGYDMTDVVLPIRLMKMMGAKALILTNAAGGVNDEFDAGDLMMITDQISTFVPSPLIGPNLEKLGERFCDMTGIYNDRFQDIFRRIARTLEIDLKEGVYVQLSGPNFESPQEIKMCRILGADAVGMSTACEAVAAKHMGMKTCGISCITNPGAGITMKPLSHEEVQETADKVAPVFKALLKEGIIKIAELL; encoded by the coding sequence ATGAATGCGGTTTACGAAAAATTACAGAGATGCTATGAGAGCATGCAGGAAAAAACAGACTTTAAGCCGCTGATAGCCGTTGTGCTCGGATCAGGACTAGGCGGTTTTGCAGAAGATATTCAGATTGAGACGATTGTAGAATATAGGGATCTGCCGGATTTTCCGGTGTCTACAGTGGAAGGCCATAAAGGAAGATTTATCTTTGGTTATGTAGAAAAGGTGCCTGTTGTGATCATGCAGGGAAGAGTTCATTACTATGAAGGTTATGATATGACAGATGTAGTTCTGCCGATCCGCCTGATGAAAATGATGGGCGCCAAAGCCTTGATCCTTACCAATGCGGCAGGAGGTGTCAACGACGAATTTGACGCCGGTGATCTCATGATGATCACTGACCAGATTTCCACCTTTGTTCCTTCTCCGCTGATTGGACCGAATCTGGAAAAGCTTGGAGAACGTTTCTGTGACATGACAGGCATTTATAATGACAGATTTCAGGATATTTTCCGCAGAATCGCCAGGACACTTGAAATTGATTTAAAGGAAGGTGTCTATGTACAGCTCAGCGGACCGAATTTTGAATCTCCCCAGGAGATCAAGATGTGCAGAATACTGGGAGCGGATGCGGTTGGCATGAGTACAGCCTGCGAAGCCGTAGCCGCAAAGCATATGGGGATGAAAACCTGCGGTATTTCCTGCATCACCAATCCGGGTGCAGGTATTACAATGAAGCCTTTAAGCCATGAAGAGGTTCAGGAGACTGCCGATAAAGTGGCTCCTGTGTTCAAGGCACTGCTCAAAGAAGGGATCATAAAGATAGCGGAGCTGCTTTGA
- a CDS encoding amidohydrolase has translation MIRIYNAKILTMENGMQPFDGEIQTDGSRISYIGEKPPADSGDARPFEREIDARGGLLMPGFKNAHTHSAMTFLRSHADDLPLLEWLNRQVFPWEAKLTPDDIYHLSKLAVMEYLTSGMTANFDMYLTPDTIAQASEDCGFRTVLCGALNDFSQSAQQLDEWYQKYNKEDSLISFRLGFHAEYTTSEEKLRAVKELSDQYHAPVYTHSSEGLPEVISCRERTGLTPTAYMDRLGLFENGGGCFHCIHMEPEDLRILKRRRVSVITNPASNLKLASGIAPIKQMLDMGISLAIGTDGPASNNCLDMFREMFLVTGLSKYRENDASATDADTVLKMATLGGAAAMGLSDCDILAEGKQADLILIDLNQPNMRPVHNLTKNLVYSGSKQNVRLTMVAGKILYEDGEFSIGEEPDFVYRKAEEITGRIFGN, from the coding sequence ATGATAAGGATCTACAATGCTAAAATTCTTACAATGGAAAACGGCATGCAGCCGTTTGACGGAGAAATTCAAACTGACGGGTCCCGTATTTCATATATCGGTGAAAAACCACCCGCAGATTCCGGAGATGCCCGGCCGTTTGAAAGAGAGATTGACGCCCGGGGCGGTCTTTTAATGCCGGGCTTTAAAAATGCCCACACTCATTCCGCCATGACCTTTTTAAGATCCCATGCAGATGACCTGCCGCTGCTCGAATGGCTCAACCGGCAGGTTTTTCCGTGGGAGGCAAAACTCACTCCCGATGATATCTATCATCTCTCTAAACTGGCTGTCATGGAATATCTGACGAGCGGGATGACAGCTAATTTCGATATGTATTTAACACCCGATACGATTGCTCAGGCCTCCGAAGACTGCGGATTCAGGACAGTGCTCTGCGGTGCCCTGAACGATTTTTCACAGTCTGCCCAACAGCTGGACGAATGGTATCAAAAATATAACAAAGAAGACAGTCTGATCAGCTTTCGGCTTGGATTTCATGCGGAGTATACTACATCCGAAGAGAAGCTTCGCGCTGTAAAAGAGCTGTCGGATCAGTATCATGCCCCGGTTTATACTCACAGTTCAGAGGGCCTCCCGGAAGTCATCTCCTGCAGAGAGCGCACCGGGCTGACGCCGACGGCTTACATGGATCGTCTGGGCCTGTTTGAAAATGGAGGCGGGTGTTTTCACTGTATCCATATGGAACCGGAAGATCTCCGGATTTTGAAAAGACGCCGGGTGTCTGTGATCACCAATCCGGCATCTAATCTGAAGCTGGCAAGCGGTATTGCACCAATAAAGCAGATGCTGGATATGGGAATCAGCCTGGCCATCGGGACAGACGGTCCCGCAAGCAACAACTGCCTGGATATGTTCCGGGAAATGTTTTTGGTCACAGGGCTCTCCAAATACCGGGAAAACGACGCCTCGGCCACAGATGCGGACACTGTGCTCAAAATGGCAACTTTAGGCGGCGCAGCGGCAATGGGGCTTTCTGACTGTGATATTCTCGCAGAAGGGAAGCAGGCGGACTTAATACTGATCGATCTGAACCAGCCCAATATGCGGCCGGTCCACAATCTGACAAAAAACTTAGTTTACAGCGGCAGCAAGCAGAATGTCCGGCTCACCATGGTTGCTGGAAAGATCCTCTATGAGGACGGAGAATTCTCCATCGGAGAAGAACCAGATTTCGTTTACAGGAAAGCGGAAGAGATTACAGGAAGAATTTTTGGAAATTGA
- the dtd gene encoding D-aminoacyl-tRNA deacylase, with product MKFVIQRVSHAKVDADHKTVGSIDRGFLVLIGVGQNDTRETADKLIKKMVGLRIFDDENGKTNLALKDVDGSLLLVSQFTLYADCRKGNRPSFINAGKPDLAEELYEYIISECRKKVPKVETGIFGAEMEVTLANDGPFTIILDSEDS from the coding sequence ATGAAATTTGTAATTCAAAGAGTCAGCCATGCCAAAGTGGATGCGGACCACAAAACGGTCGGAAGCATTGACCGAGGCTTTCTCGTGCTGATTGGTGTCGGTCAGAACGACACGAGAGAGACAGCGGATAAACTGATCAAAAAAATGGTGGGGTTAAGAATTTTTGATGATGAAAACGGAAAGACGAATCTTGCACTGAAGGATGTGGACGGAAGCCTTTTGCTCGTCTCCCAGTTTACCCTCTATGCAGACTGCAGAAAGGGCAACCGGCCTTCTTTCATCAATGCAGGAAAACCGGATCTTGCAGAAGAATTGTATGAATATATCATATCGGAGTGCAGAAAAAAAGTTCCTAAAGTCGAGACCGGGATCTTCGGTGCGGAGATGGAAGTGACACTCGCAAACGACGGACCGTTTACGATTATACTGGACAGTGAGGACAGCTGA
- the pyrH gene encoding UMP kinase, with product MKRILLKLSGEALAGDKKTGFDEATCMDVARQVKVLADRGLQISIVIGGGNFWRGRTSENMERTKADQIGMLATVMNCIYVADAFRTAGLETEVFTPFVCGSFTELFSKDKAVKAMEDGKIAFFAGGTGHPYFSTDTATALRAVEIEADAILLAKSIDGVYDSDPAVNPDAKKYDTISLDEVLDQKLAVVDLTATIMCLENKMPLAVFGLNEPDSIADLLKGKFNGTYVTVK from the coding sequence ATGAAACGGATTCTTTTAAAGCTGAGCGGCGAAGCTCTCGCGGGAGATAAAAAGACCGGTTTTGACGAAGCTACCTGTATGGATGTGGCAAGACAGGTCAAGGTTTTAGCCGACCGGGGCCTCCAGATTTCCATTGTCATCGGAGGCGGTAATTTCTGGAGAGGACGCACAAGCGAGAATATGGAACGGACAAAAGCAGACCAGATCGGCATGCTGGCTACGGTGATGAACTGTATTTATGTTGCGGACGCTTTCCGCACCGCAGGGCTTGAGACCGAAGTATTCACCCCATTTGTGTGCGGTTCGTTTACAGAACTGTTTTCCAAAGACAAGGCGGTAAAAGCCATGGAAGACGGAAAGATCGCTTTCTTTGCCGGCGGAACCGGGCATCCGTATTTTTCTACCGATACGGCAACGGCTCTGCGCGCCGTGGAGATCGAGGCAGATGCGATACTGCTCGCAAAGTCTATTGACGGTGTATACGACAGCGATCCCGCGGTCAACCCCGATGCAAAAAAATACGATACGATCAGTTTAGATGAAGTATTGGATCAAAAGCTTGCAGTCGTGGATCTGACAGCTACGATCATGTGTCTGGAAAACAAGATGCCCCTTGCAGTGTTCGGGCTCAATGAGCCGGACAGCATAGCTGATTTATTAAAAGGAAAATTCAATGGTACATATGTTACCGTAAAATAG
- the frr gene encoding ribosome recycling factor — MLKKFEDKMQKSYENMTSEFMAIRAGRANPHVLDKVTVDYYGVPTPIQQVGNVSVPEARTILIQPWEPNLLGEIEKAIMMSDIGITPNNDGSAIRLNFPELTEERRKDLAKDIKKRGETTKVAVRNIRRDANDELKKMNKANELNDDQLKDQESEVQKLTDVYIKKIDDAVEAKSKEIMTV, encoded by the coding sequence ATGTTAAAAAAATTTGAAGATAAGATGCAGAAGTCTTATGAGAACATGACATCAGAATTTATGGCGATACGTGCAGGACGGGCCAATCCCCATGTTCTGGACAAAGTTACCGTAGACTATTACGGAGTACCGACTCCGATCCAGCAGGTGGGCAATGTCTCTGTTCCCGAAGCACGCACGATCCTGATCCAGCCATGGGAGCCGAATCTGCTCGGAGAGATCGAGAAAGCGATCATGATGTCTGACATCGGAATCACTCCTAACAATGACGGGTCTGCGATCCGCTTGAATTTCCCGGAACTCACGGAAGAACGCAGAAAAGATCTGGCAAAGGATATCAAAAAAAGAGGGGAGACAACAAAAGTTGCAGTCCGGAATATCCGCAGAGATGCTAATGACGAATTGAAAAAAATGAACAAAGCCAATGAACTGAACGATGACCAGCTAAAAGACCAGGAATCTGAAGTTCAGAAGCTTACAGATGTATATATTAAAAAAATTGATGATGCGGTGGAAGCAAAGTCAAAAGAGATCATGACGGTATAA
- a CDS encoding isoprenyl transferase, with the protein MRVPEHVAIILDGNGRWAKKRFLPRNMGHAQGSKTVERIIEDAFDMGIKYLTVYAFSTENWRRPKDEVDALMKLLRDYLKTCIKRANKNNMRVRVIGDVTGLSEDLREKIEQLEEASKGNTGINFTIALNYGSRDEMIRAMKKMAGDLLAGTLKKEDITEDVFAEYLDTKGIPEPDLMIRTSGEQRLSNFMLWQLAYTEFYFTDVLWPDFNKKELKKAVEYYNGRERRFGGI; encoded by the coding sequence ATGAGAGTGCCGGAGCATGTTGCGATCATTCTGGACGGCAACGGCAGATGGGCGAAAAAAAGATTCCTTCCCAGGAATATGGGGCATGCACAGGGCAGCAAGACGGTGGAGAGAATCATTGAGGATGCATTTGACATGGGCATCAAATACCTGACGGTATACGCATTTTCAACCGAAAACTGGAGACGTCCGAAGGATGAAGTGGATGCTTTGATGAAGCTTTTAAGGGATTACTTAAAAACATGCATCAAACGGGCAAATAAAAATAATATGCGGGTCCGCGTCATCGGAGACGTGACCGGCCTTTCAGAGGATCTCAGGGAAAAGATCGAACAGCTTGAAGAAGCATCCAAGGGCAACACAGGAATTAATTTTACGATTGCCCTGAATTACGGAAGCCGCGATGAAATGATCCGCGCCATGAAAAAAATGGCCGGTGATCTGCTGGCCGGTACCCTGAAAAAAGAGGATATTACAGAGGATGTATTTGCGGAATATCTGGATACAAAGGGTATTCCAGAACCTGATCTGATGATCCGCACAAGCGGAGAGCAGCGTCTGTCAAATTTTATGCTCTGGCAGCTGGCCTACACAGAATTTTATTTTACCGATGTGCTCTGGCCGGATTTCAATAAAAAAGAATTGAAAAAAGCTGTGGAGTACTATAACGGAAGAGAACGGAGATTTGGAGGAATATAG
- a CDS encoding phosphatidate cytidylyltransferase encodes MFKQRLISGIALVAVTVLGLYLGGIVTLLLTAIVALIGYNEILKIFNIEKSSLAVLGYTGTILYYAALFFDLGQWSTSIIILFMIFLLGCYVVRFPKYHMNQVMACFFGFVYVSVMISYIYQLRIAQNGGEFIVLLFLAAWGNDTLAYCTGMLIGKHKMTPKLSPKKSIEGLIGGILGAVILGAAYGIYLKTRIRFNFNPMMMFGIICGIGAAISVIGDLAASAIKRDSKIKDFGTLIPGHGGILDRFDSIILIAPVIYYLTMMISGGTMQ; translated from the coding sequence ATGTTTAAACAGAGACTTATCAGCGGGATTGCTTTAGTGGCAGTTACCGTCCTTGGCCTTTACCTGGGAGGGATCGTGACTTTACTCTTAACGGCGATCGTTGCCCTGATCGGATACAATGAAATACTGAAGATATTCAATATAGAGAAATCATCTCTGGCGGTCCTTGGATACACAGGAACGATTCTTTACTATGCCGCCTTGTTTTTTGACCTGGGCCAGTGGTCCACATCGATCATCATTTTGTTTATGATCTTCCTGCTCGGCTGTTATGTGGTCCGATTTCCCAAATATCACATGAACCAGGTCATGGCTTGTTTTTTTGGATTTGTCTATGTGAGCGTCATGATTTCCTATATTTATCAGCTGAGGATCGCTCAGAACGGAGGCGAATTTATTGTACTCCTGTTCCTGGCCGCGTGGGGCAATGATACACTGGCCTACTGTACGGGCATGCTGATCGGAAAGCACAAAATGACCCCGAAGCTGAGTCCGAAAAAGAGCATAGAAGGACTGATCGGCGGAATCCTTGGGGCGGTGATCTTAGGAGCAGCATATGGGATCTATTTAAAGACAAGAATCCGGTTTAATTTTAATCCGATGATGATGTTCGGGATCATCTGTGGAATCGGTGCGGCTATATCCGTGATCGGTGACCTGGCTGCCTCTGCCATCAAGAGAGATTCCAAGATCAAAGATTTCGGGACTCTGATTCCAGGACACGGCGGTATTTTAGACCGGTTTGACAGTATCATACTGATTGCTCCGGTTATTTATTATCTCACAATGATGATCTCAGGAGGCACAATGCAGTGA